TGATTATATTACCATAAAAGACGAGCAAGGTAATCTAAAGGATTTCGCTGTTGAGGCGCTGTTTGACATGGAAGGCAGGTCATATGCACTTTTGGCAGCCGAGGATGAAACGATGGTCATGCAGGTTGTAGGAGACGAAGGAGACCAATATTTAGTAGGAATTTCCGACCCAGTCGAAAGCCAGTCCATTTTGGATGCATATCAAATTGCTGTGGAGGAAGCACCTGCAGAGTAAATAATTATCATATAATAATGTTATGTAAACTCAGAAGATAGCGCCAGTCGTATCTGACTGGCTTATTAGAGCTATAGCCTTTAAATGATAAATATTTGTTTTACCGTGTGAATATAATTCATCGACATACTTATTTTATTGAAAGTAGGTATTTGCAGATGAAGAGTAAAATACACCGGTGTAATTGCAGGAAAGTATGGTCGATTCAAAATCGGAAATTTAAAATTACCGTCCAATCTATTCTTCTTACTGGCGAATGGATTGCCGAATTAAAACCCGAAAGAAAATGTGAACCAAAAGGATTTGTTACAACGAAGAAGAGTCGGGAAATCGTCTACAATCCAACTAGCAAATATTTGGAAAACTTTACAATAATTGATAAACTAATTTATGATAAAAAAAACGTCAACTTCAACATTAAAAACGGAAAATGTTTATTTTTTGCTGAGGATGGTACCTGTTATATTCTTAAAAAGGAAACATAAAACCATTCGCTTTACTTTATTTTTGTACAAACAAATGTCAAAATAATATCATAAATGCCTGATGTAGAATAATTGCCGATATGGTATGTTAAAAACAGAAAACTGTATTTTAGTAGTGGAAATGATTTTTTATGAACTAATATATTTTATAGTTTAATTGTCTCCATACAGAAAAATTAAACGTTATTTTTGGGGTGGCACGATGAAATTCACTGGCAGAATCACATTACTTTTTATATCCATAATGGTCTCGATTATAGAATCATTTTCCGAACCTACAACGACATGGTCAATCCTAGAAGCTATTTTATTTGCTGCCATCGCTGCATTCCTCGGATGGGTATATGATAATGCCATTTACTATAAGAATAAGGCTGAAATCAGTGAATCTAGATTATTGAATCTATTAAAACTTTCACCCGAGCCAATTATGGTTTACCAGGATGAGAAAATCGTCTTCGTAAATGATAAATTTGAGGAATTGGTTGAATCATCTTCTGGTGATATTCTTGGTAAATCCATTTATCATTTTGTTTTACCCGAGTATCATCCAACCGTTAGGCAAAGGTTTAATGACATGATTCAAGGGAATAAAAGTCTTGATCGCGTTGAAATAAAAATTATATCCTCAAATAATAACATATTAGACATTGAAATTTCATCAGCTCCAATTCTTTATAATGACAAACCTGCCATAGAAATCTTTCTAAGAGATGTTACTAAACGAAATAAACTATCAGAAGAGGTACGCAAAAATACAGAATTGTATCGTTTTATTACAGAAAATACTACTGATCTTATCTCATTTCTCAATCCGAACAGGGAATATGAATATTTATCTCCATCTAGTAAGGATTTATTAGATTTCTATCCAGAGGAAATGATAGGTAAAAATCTATTTGAGTTTTTACATCCTGATGAGATAGATAAAGTAACTGCTTTACTCCTTGAGGCAGATGAAGAATTAGATTTTGCTGCATTCTCTCACCGTACTAAGAAAAAAGACGGTTCGTATATGTGGATGGAAACAAATGCTCGAACCATACGAAAGAATTCTCGGAAGCTAGAAGGAATTGTAGCTGTTTCACGGGATATTACTGAACGATTAGAGAAAGAAGAAAGACTACACGAAGCAAATGTCATGCTACGGTATATTTCTAACATGGACGGTTTAACAGGAATCCCGAATCGAAGATATTTTGATGAAAAACTCCAAGAGGAATGGAAGCGGTTAAGACGAAATTCTAGTCCATTTTCAGCTATCATGATTGATATTGATTTTTTTAAAAAATAAAATGACTTCAATGGTCATCAAGCGGGCGATGAGTGTTTAAGACTAATTGCCTCAGTGTTAAAAGATACTGTCAGGAGACCTGGTGATTTTGCAGCTAGATATGGCGGGGAAGAATTCGTAATTTTGCTGCCAGAAACCGATGAACAAGGAGCTGTTCATGTGGCTGAATTGCTTCAGGCAAATGTAAAAGATCTAAATATACCCTATCTTTCAAACGTATTAGAACCTATAGTCAGCATCAGTATTGGCTGCTCAACACTAATACCAGATGAAAAAACAAAACCCGAGGAACTAATTAAACTTGCTGATAAAGAATTATATAAAGCGAAAGAAAGCAGGCGTAACCAACTTATTTTCAATCAACTATCTCATCTTGCTTAAAAGCAAGGTGTTTTTTTGTATTATTTACAAGTTTATTTTAATAAAATAACTGGAAAATAAGAAAGTAAAAAATAGATATAACAATGGGGGTACATAGCGGTGAATTCGAAATTCGAACCATTATTTGAAATATTGACATTTAAGAATGGAATCCAGTTGAAAAACCGAATTGTGATGGCACCAATGACAAATTGGTCATCGAATCCTGATGGAACGGTTACGGAGGCTGAGGTAAACTATTATGCAAGACGCTCTAGTGGCGTTGGGATGGTTATTACAGCGTGTACATATGTTACTGCCAATGGAAAGGGGTTTCATGGAGAATTCGGAGGGGATCGGGATGAGTTAATCCCTAGTTTACAAAAGCTAGCCACAGCTATTAAAGAGCAAGGATCTAAAGCAATATTACAAATTTTCCATGGTGGCAGGCAGGTGCCGCCTGAATTAGTGCCGAATGGTGATATTGTTAGTGCCAGTAATATTCCAGCAGAAGGAAATGGGAAGCCGGTTCCACGGGAACTATCAGACCAAGAAGTTAGTTCCATTATCCGCGATTTTGGTGAAACAACACGCCGGGTAATAGAAGCAGGTTTTGATGGAGTAGAAATCCATGGCGCCAACGGCTATCTCATCCAACAGTTTTTCTCTCCACATTCAAACCGCCGTAACGATCGTTGGGGAGGCAGTTTAGAGAAACGGTTAACCTTCCCACTGGCCGTTGTAAATGAAGTTAAGCGTGTGGTTGCTGAGAATGCCAAAGGGCCGTTTATTGTCGGATACCGCTTTTCTCCAGAAGAGGCAGAAACACCCGGCATTACCATGGCGGATACGCTTGTCTTAATTGATGAATTAGCCAAAAAGGATCTGGATTATCTTCATGTCTCGCTGCAGGATTTCTGGTCAACCCCAAGAAGAGGTGTTGACGATACGCGTTCACGGATTGAAATCATCCAAGAACGAGTTGGAAATAAAGTTCCTGTGATTGGGGTTGGCTCCATTTATACTCCGGATGAAGCTTTAAAAGCTTTCCAGACAGGGGTTGCACTGATTGCCCTAGGACGTGAATTGATTATTGATCCAGATTGGGTACAGAAGGTACAAGAGGGAAGAGAAGATGAAATTACTACAGAGATTAATAAGGATAATCAGGAACAGCTTGTTATTCCTGATCCACTATGGCAGGCGATTACTCACACACCAGGGTGGTTTCCAGGAATTCAGTAACGCGAAAAGAGTTCATCCGCACGGTAGGGATGAACTCTTTACTGTTTATACTCAGCGTTATATGAATTTTCTCCAGCATGAACAGATAGAAGCGTGTCAGCATAACCTACCAGCCGATTCACAATTTCATCTGCAACAGCATAAACGAGTTGGTGCAGTTCGTTTTTATGCAGGGAAGGATCATCAAAAATGATGGTGGTATTAATAAAAATTTGTTTTGTATCATAAAGGTTATAATGGATAATTGTTTTTCCAGCCGCACCACCGGTTACCGGGTCGGTATAACTGGGAAGAAAAATATACCATTCCTCTGCTGAAGGTGACCGGAAATTCTTCGTAAACTTCATTCCCCTTATTTCATATTCTATTTGTTCTTTCAACCTTTCATCCATTACCTCAATAATGTTATCTTCCAAAGTTACTCCTCCTTCTCTATATAAAATAGGATACCCAATAAAAAGATGAGACTATCCTCATTTAATGGTAATGAGAAAAGAGTAGTTTCAAAAAATAACATTTTGCTATAATAGTAGGAGTGAATTACCCTTTGTAAAAAATTTGAAATTATCAACAACACATTTCAGGAGGAACAAAATGAACAAGAATAAGTATGTGTTTATAGGGCTTGTCATTACGACACTCATTTCAGCTCTTGATACAAATATCATGCAAACTGCAAGTCCCACGATTGTTAATCAACTTGGGGGCTTGGAATTGTTTTCATGGATATTTGTTGTTTATATGTTAGTGAGTACCATTACGGTTCCTCTTTACGGCAAATTATCGGATATGTATGGTCGAAAAAAACTTCTAATGGTTGCGGTAGCTTTGTTTACTGTCGGATCCATTCTTTGCGGTTTAGCTAATTCAATGGTGATGTTGATTATTTTTCGAGGTATTCAAGGATTAGGCGCCGGGGGAATGATTCCTCTTTCCATGATTATAGTGGGGGATTTATTCACAATAGAAAAACGCGGGAAAATCCAAGCGGTCTTTAGCGCAATATGGGCGATATCCTCGATTATCGGGCCAATATTAGGATCCTTTTTTGTGGAAGCAATGACCTGGAGATGGATATTCTTTATCAATATCCCTATTGGTATTGCAACCATTCTTTTTCTAATACCCTATAAGGAAGCTGCGGCATACAAAAAGACCTATATCGATTATAAAGGTTTTTTCCTTTTCGGTATTTCGATTACCCTTTTATTATTATCAACCAGCTTGAGCAATCCTTTCTGGTATGTTATCAGTGGTGTAATCGGGTTTATACTATTTGTCCTTGTCGAAAGAAAAGAGCAGCATCCTTTCCTTCCCGTTACCTTATTTAAAAATAAAGGGCTACTATCGACGAATCTTTTTATGTTAATTTACTGCTTATCATTCTATGGTACATCGAACTTTATTCCGTTATATTTGCAGGAAAGCAGTCAAATGAGTATTTATAAAAGTGGATTGATTTTGTTAAGTATTGCGCTTGGATGGTCGTTTGGAAGTACACCGGCAGGAAAATGGATTATCCGTTTTGGCTATAAGGTTTTATTTATGATTGGTAGTATTGTAACAACTGTTTCAGGGTTGATCCTTTATTTATTTTTCCAGGATTTATCCTATATTGGTTTGTTTATCATTTTGACAATCCAGGGATTTTGCTTTGGTTTATTGTTTGCCCTAGGAACAATTGCCTCACAAGAATTTGCGGAATCCAATATTAAGGGGATGTCTACTTCGCTTCAGATATTTTTAAGAAATATCGGGACATCCGTAGGTGTTACCATTATGGGCGTGATTATTAACCATGGACTAACACTTGCCATAGGGATGAAAAACGTCTTTCTTTATGCTCTCATTTTGAGTTTCATTACAATCTTTCTAAGCTTTCGAATTCCAGAGAAAACATCCCCAGTTGGAGAGACAGCAAAATCGAAGTAAAGGTTTACGCATTGAATAAAATACCTTCACAGATAAATAATAGGCTTAGTGTTATCCAATAACACTAAACTTCAATGTGGAGGGATATACTTTGAATATACTTTTTAGCTTATTAAGATCGTTGATGCTTCTAGGGATTAGGTTAACTTATGTACTTAATAATGCTCAAGCTAAGTTGAACTTTCTTTTAAGGAAGCCAGTTAGACTAAGCCCAGTGTATTCGTAAAGTATGATCATTTCGCATTGCAGGAACAAAAGGTGAGCATAACACTATGCTTGCCTTTTTATATAGAAGGCTGTGTTAATTTGCCTGTTGATTTCCGCTCCACTAAGGAAAGCTTCTTCGAATAATCACCGCAGGGACAGGCGGTTTTTGCCTGTCACGAGGCACTTCGCTTCCCGCGGGCGTGCCGGGGAGCCTCCTCGGCGCTAAAGCGCCTGTGGGGTCTCCACAGCCCCGTACTCCCGCAGGAGTCTTCGTGCCTTCCGCTCCAATCAACAGGGTGCAAAATCAACATTTAGCATTTGCACAGCCATATAAAAAAAGTCCAGTATTGACTTGGACTTTTTTCCATGCTCATTATTTTAATATTTCTCTATATTCTTTACCTTTTTCTACATAGTTATCACTGGAATATTTGAGCATTTGCAGGTCTTTTTCTGTTAATTCACGGACTACTTTCCCTGGTGAACCTAGAACTAAGGATCGTGGGGGGATCTTAATACCACCCGCTAAAAGTGTGTTCGCACCAATTATACATTCTTCTCCAACTTCGACATTGTCTAGTAAAGTCGACCCCATTCCAATAATTGAATTTCTGCCAATCTTACAGCCATGCAAAATAACATTGTGTCCAATGGTTACATCGTCTCCAATTTCTACCGGAGAACCTTCATACAAATGAATCGTGGAGTTATCTTGAATACTACATCTTTTCCCAACCTTAATCGGGCCATCATCTCCACGCAGCACAGCATTAAACCAAACGGTCGATTCCTCTCCAATCGTAACATCTCCAATAATATAAGCACCAGGTGCGACAAATACACTTTCATGCACGTTAGGTGTGGTCCCTTTGTATGGAAAATTCATTGTTTTACTCGCTCCCTTATATTCAGAATTGTTTTACATTTCAGCAAAATTATACCATTACTATCAGAGGAACGAAAATTGTAGGATTGAAAAAGACTACTCAAAAACTAAAAACTGAGGAGATATTCCCTTAAGTAAGTATCAATACTACTAGGAAAAAATAATCATTTTAACAAAATAGAGAAAATTACCCCAACAAAAAGATTGATAAACTAGTATAAAAGGATTCGTGCGCCTCAAAAAAAGATTACTTGTCGACCTAAAATTGGACTATTTTTCCATATTTCCCAATAAATACTATTTTATCAATTTAGACTTACGCCAGTTTTTCAGACTATATTCGACACAAACAACACTCTCAAAACGTTATTTTTAAGATAGCACCATGTTTATGACATAAAGAGTGCGAAGGAAGGAGGGCAGGAAACGAATAGTTACTACCATACTTAGGGGGTAATGGGATGAGAAGAAAGAAACACCGGTTGTTATCAGTGTTTTGTACCGCGATGCTAGTTTTGCCTATGCTCATACAGCCTCAAGTGAATGCAGCTGCTACAAAAGGAGTAAGTGTTTCAGCGAAAGACAGCTTAACATCTCCAGCACAAAAGATCTCAAATAGTCTAGAGAAACAGTTTGATGAGAAAGAAAAAGTAACCTTTTTAATTAAGATGAAGGAGCAGGTAGATACGGCTAGCGTAGCAAAAGAGGCTGATAAAAAAGCAAGCGTAAATAAAGTAACACCTGCCAAAGCTAAATCATTAAAGCGTTCTTCGATCGTTTCTGAGCTAAAAGCAACAGCACAGGAAACTCAGTTCGAGCTGTTAGAATACCTCGAAAAACAAGTGGAAGCTGGACATGTAAAAGACGTTCATTCCTACTATGTAGTAAATGGAATTGCAGTAACAGCCACAAAAGAGGTAATGGAAAAGGTTGCAGCTTTCCAAGAAGTAGAAAAAATTCTTCCTAACGAAACAAGACAACTGTTCGTTCCAGAAACGGCTGAAGCGGTTGTAGAACCGAAAGCTGAGACAAATTCGATTGAGTGGAATATTGATCGTGTTGGTGCACCTGCAGTTTGGGAAATGGGGATCGATGGAAGTGGTATTACCGTCGCGTCTATTGATACAGGTGTTCAGTGGAACCATCCTGCATTAC
This genomic stretch from Neobacillus niacini harbors:
- a CDS encoding NADH-dependent flavin oxidoreductase, with translation MNSKFEPLFEILTFKNGIQLKNRIVMAPMTNWSSNPDGTVTEAEVNYYARRSSGVGMVITACTYVTANGKGFHGEFGGDRDELIPSLQKLATAIKEQGSKAILQIFHGGRQVPPELVPNGDIVSASNIPAEGNGKPVPRELSDQEVSSIIRDFGETTRRVIEAGFDGVEIHGANGYLIQQFFSPHSNRRNDRWGGSLEKRLTFPLAVVNEVKRVVAENAKGPFIVGYRFSPEEAETPGITMADTLVLIDELAKKDLDYLHVSLQDFWSTPRRGVDDTRSRIEIIQERVGNKVPVIGVGSIYTPDEALKAFQTGVALIALGRELIIDPDWVQKVQEGREDEITTEINKDNQEQLVIPDPLWQAITHTPGWFPGIQ
- a CDS encoding gamma carbonic anhydrase family protein — translated: MNFPYKGTTPNVHESVFVAPGAYIIGDVTIGEESTVWFNAVLRGDDGPIKVGKRCSIQDNSTIHLYEGSPVEIGDDVTIGHNVILHGCKIGRNSIIGMGSTLLDNVEVGEECIIGANTLLAGGIKIPPRSLVLGSPGKVVRELTEKDLQMLKYSSDNYVEKGKEYREILK
- a CDS encoding MDR family MFS transporter; protein product: MNKNKYVFIGLVITTLISALDTNIMQTASPTIVNQLGGLELFSWIFVVYMLVSTITVPLYGKLSDMYGRKKLLMVAVALFTVGSILCGLANSMVMLIIFRGIQGLGAGGMIPLSMIIVGDLFTIEKRGKIQAVFSAIWAISSIIGPILGSFFVEAMTWRWIFFINIPIGIATILFLIPYKEAAAYKKTYIDYKGFFLFGISITLLLLSTSLSNPFWYVISGVIGFILFVLVERKEQHPFLPVTLFKNKGLLSTNLFMLIYCLSFYGTSNFIPLYLQESSQMSIYKSGLILLSIALGWSFGSTPAGKWIIRFGYKVLFMIGSIVTTVSGLILYLFFQDLSYIGLFIILTIQGFCFGLLFALGTIASQEFAESNIKGMSTSLQIFLRNIGTSVGVTIMGVIINHGLTLAIGMKNVFLYALILSFITIFLSFRIPEKTSPVGETAKSK
- a CDS encoding DUF1292 domain-containing protein — encoded protein: MMHDEPRDYITIKDEQGNLKDFAVEALFDMEGRSYALLAAEDETMVMQVVGDEGDQYLVGISDPVESQSILDAYQIAVEEAPAE